ATCAGTTACAAAAGAGGCAATAAGAAGAAAGTTAAGTGACCTGTACTCCATTGTTGCAGTGTTCAGAGGTCAGTATGAGTCCAGGCAGAATGCTGGGCAGGTCCAGCCGGCGGAAATACCACACCAGGTTCCAGAAGATGATAGGGTGCTGGGTGAGGAACTTTTGAGTGTAGATAACCTGaagaaaacatgacaaacagAGTGACACTTTGCACCAACATAGAATCCTGAGTAAATTAAGCCCAATAAAGTTTTGATAAAATGTTTGTTCGTGAGCATGTACCTCATCTCCCTCATTTTCTAGTAAGGACTCCAGCTCTTTCCTCAACACCAGAGGGCTCAGATAAGGCACTGAGACTGGATTTGGGTTGGGACGCTTCTGACCCAATGTATCCTATGATATAAGAAGAAAACTCAAATGTCCTCAAATGTTTTCAGAGTTTATTTTTGTCCCTTCTGGATCTAAACACTTTAGTTGCTATGGACAAAACAACAGAACTGCCAGCAGCACTTACCACCACTTCCTGCAGGCTATTGGGCAGGCTGGTGGTGGACACTCCGTGATTGGGCCGCTGGATGGAGTCCAGGCTCTGTAGAGGCCCGCCCACACTGTTACTGCGAGTCAGAGATGTGCTGCGCTTCTCTGCCTGCCTCTCCAGCAGGCCCAGAGGGTCCGAAATCACTGGCTCTGGCACTAGTCTGTGGAAAtacagtgtgttttaaaaacagtgtaaaaaGATTATGGTAGGCTCATGGACACACTTTGTGTGTGCAGTAGTAACATTACGTCAGTGTTACTGGCATCCAGACAATCACCAATCACAGTCTCTTTAGAGCAAATGATGCTTTAACTTCTGCAGGCCTGATGTAATCAGTTTGATACGTGGCAAAGAGACAGTTTACGAAACTAGCTTGTCTAAAATTACAGCCTGTTAAATAGCTGTGGTGGTGTGGgctaaaacaataacaaaatggCATGTCTCATTTTCAGGCAggatacactacactacatgaTCGCAGGGGCGGCGTCACGTGTGCGCACGCGACAGGAGAGAGGAGAATGCACGTGGCAGCCACTTGTAGAGTCAAATCAAAcacaagaaacacacaaacacatcatttacaaatgtttatataatgtgTACTGGAATGCTAAATGTTTGAGAAGTTTTGTTTAATATATACTTAAAACTGTGAGTACTTTGGGGATGCAttttacattgtgtgtgtgtttgtgtatcctAAAGAAAAGATTATTCTGAGGCtttaatatcataaaatattacccaattttatacatatattacataaatatggAAATAACATACGCTTTCTGTGTGCCAGTCCCGTAGGTCAGtgtcccttcagtctcctcctTGCTTTCAGGGGATTCTGAGAAGTTGATGAGGTCAGCGGCGTCACTGGGGCTGCCCACCTTTACCTCTGAGCTGGAGGCTGTAGGCTGTGTGCTGCCACTGTGGATACTGTCTCCTGAGGTGCTGGTCACATAGAATCTGTGTTCACACATGTAAAAGAACAATGTGAATGTTAAAACTGTGCATAACGTTTTATTTCTGAAGTCacactgaatatgaatgaaatgaTGTAACATGAGAAATGCACTTGTTAAAGTGTAATTAAAACTAATATGGTCAGTTTATGTCTCTGATGACATTCTGAAGAATTTATTAGAATCAATAATtgaaaagacaaaattaaaaaaaggatttttttttttgtttgctatgTGTCATCTGATTTTTCATCCATCTCACCCAGACGGAGGGCGCAGGTCGTGGAACTCCACATGCAGCAGAGGCAGGAAGGAACTGTGGCAGAAAGGACACGTTGTGTTCAAGTTGGAGTCTTCCGCTGTCCAACCTGCCATGATCTCCTCATCGTACACCAGCACCTCACAGGAGCGACACTGAGAACAGCTCGACATTAGCACCTACGGAAGAAAACACATCACTGCTGTATGACAAAACGTTACCTTGGAACaatgtaacaaaatggaaaatggcATTCTCTATGTAAGTAGTACATAAGACACTTTTCAGGGTACAAGGTACTTCAGATGATCATGTACTTTATAGTGTAGCAACAACACAATCTAACAATTGGAGCTAAATCACTAGTAACCTCTTTATAAGAGGAGAAatgacacactgaaaaaaaaatagacagactAAAGGAGTTTAGGAATGCAGTATGCTCAGCAGAGGGCGCTGCTCTCACCTCTAAAGCACAGTTCTGATAGATGCTGGAAGTGCTGGCATGATGAGAGGAGCCCTGCTCAGACCTCTCTGAGTCCACTCCCTTCATGGACCTACCAAGAGTCATGGCTGTACAACATAAATAAGAGCGGTTACAAACATGAACCATATATCTGCacagcttattaaaaaaaaaaaaaaaatacacacaacttGTACTGTTTTCTTTGTCGTAGTAACTCTTGCACTCATATGTAACAGAGTTTTAGCCTTGTGGTATTCTTAGATCATGGCCTATTTGTACTGGCGTGAACATATGTTTTGTCAAAGAGATATCTTTTCACTTCCGGAAATCAGTATTTATGATTTATACTTAAGTACAGAATGGACTGCAAGGCAAAGGAAAAGCACTGTCATGCATGTTTAATTTCCTGAGCTGAGCAGCATGATTTGTGTTGGTAGATACTGGAGCGGTGGCCATCTAAAAAAGATTTCTGGTGAAAAATCTGGTACTTTGCACAGTGTAAAAAGGCTCTTTGTAGCATACAGTCATCTGATACcgcttgtttgtgtgtttcactcACATGCAGTGTGCTGTGCCCGGCCAGTATcactgctctcactgctgctgcCCAGACTGGTGGTGCTGTGTGTGAGGCCATTGGAGGCCAGGCTGGGCATGAGTCCTCTGGGCATAGCACTGTCTGTTCCATCGCCACACATCAGCTGCTCCTCCAGTCGAGCAGGGAAGCTGTCCCTAGGCTGGCTCTGCTCCTCCTGCAAGCAGCAAAGGTTTAGAATTATAAGATGAATCATGCTTAGAAATGCCATAACCATAAGTAAGTTcgttatgattattatatttcCCAGAGTGAGCTCCTTTCCATCACTGAAAGGCACTCAGTGTAAAATCAATATACTCTCACTGAAACAGCTTCTCCATAGACCAAGACTGGAAACGATTGGTTATATTATACGGCCCCTTCTGCATAATAAtttgtctctcttttatttctcccCCAGTAAAATAACCTCCAGCTCACCTCATCGTCTGAATAGGAGTAGGCAGAAGCCACGGCCCCCCACACTTTACTGGCTACGTTTGCTGCTTGCTTCATGCCTGACTTCAGCATGTCCACTTTAGGTCCTGAAAGCAAGGCGTCCATCTTGATGCCCGAGATGGAGTTGATGACCGAGCCTAATGATCCGCTCTGCGAAGACCTCACTAGTGCAGTCAGAGACGATGACCTTTGGCCCTCATTGCTAGGGGTCTTCAGGGACTTAATTGCAAAGGTCTTGGAGCGTGTGACAGCAGGGCTGCGTTTAGGGGTTTCCAGTAAATCAGGGGTCTTTACTGGGCCTGCAGGGAGGCTAGACCTCCGTCCCAAAGACTGCTTACTGGCAGGACAGTCCACAGGATCACCTTTACTCTGGGCCTCCTGGTGCAGTTCCATGCTGGAGGCCTTGGCTCCTAATGGGCTCTTCAGGTTCATGTACATCTCGATCTCATCAGCAAGTTTTCGTGAGACCACGGGTGGGACAAGGCGTGCAGATTCTTGGCTCTGAATGGAGGCTGCTTCTTCGCTTTCTGAGGCCAGCAAGGAAAGAGGATCTGCCCCTATTTCTACATCCTCTCTCTCCACCGCCttagaggaggatgatgagctGCTCACAATTCTCCCCACTCCTTCAGTGCTCCCCTTAGGCATTACTTCCTCAGCTGgcttttctatttttcccttGTCTTCATCCATCTTCACTTCAAAACTGATCAACTCCATCTTCTCATTAACCTCCTCCTCAAGGCTAGAGCTTGCAACAGGTACCATCCCTAGGTCACTAAAGACAGAAACTGAGGTTGAAGCAGGAGGAGGAGTCTTGCCACCGGAAAACGCAGCAGCGAGGATTTTTGCGTCTGCACCCATGTGGTCCACACTCAACTCCAGACTGCTCTTCTTTCGCAACATGCCAGCTCGACTCTCCGCGCTGAAACTGCAGCTGCGCTCTGCAAAACCTTTGGCCCTCTGCTGTTGGCTGCTTTGTGTCGAGTCTAGGTTTGTAGTGCCTTCATCCTCTGGCAGGACAATGTCCTCAGTCTTACTGTGAGCAGTGAAGAGCTTTCCACCTAAAACAGTTAACGAGACATGTCAGTTATGTTTAGAAAGctgctttattttacatttttttttgagcagATCATGATGAAACTTCTGCACAGATAAGATAAAATATAGATTTATGAAAAAGGTACATTATCTATGGATGTGATGAtactaattaattataatattaggCTTACCTGAATCTTTTCTCCCTATGGTTTTTTCAAAGCTCCCGCTGGACTGTCTGACGATGCTGGCTGGTGGGGGTATCGATTCAGCAGGACTGGGGGGCTCAGACACAGCCACTGCACTATCCACAGAGCCAGCAATATCCTCAACTATACAGAGCCACACAACAATCACATTACACACCACAGAAAACAAACTCATCTTCCAGAACTGCTCATACAGACTAAGCAAAGCTAGAAGCAGAAAACAAGCCATAAATAACAATGATTTCAAATGACGAATAATCCATTAGAGAGATTTACAAGTGATCAGCTGTAAGTGCATTACCATTCTGTTGACTCTTCACTGTTTTGCTCTTGTTGGCTTGGTCACCATCAGAGAGAGGAAAGGCTGTAGTTTTACAAGCATCGACAGAGTCCTGATGGAGCTCATCCTTAGAGCCATAACCTTGGTCAGACTGGCCCCCTAAAATATacaagaagaaggaaaaataaatcaataaatatataataaatcaaatctTATAGATGTGAAGTACCAGTCTTTCACAGCAGCCCTGGTGTCCTGGTAGAAAATTGAAGACCCATATAGGTTTGCAGTTAGTCCACATAATGTAATAAGCTAAACTTAGGTAAAGAACAGCAATTTTCTCACAAAGATGAGCATGCTAATTTCACTCAAATTTGCATCCTCACACATCACATGAAACCCCATAATGAACTGATACAATACAGAAGGAATAATTTGGAAGAGTAGTGActatttctttaataatgaGGATTATGATGTTAATAAATATACTCAAGAGCATTTCTTTCAGAGTCTTTAAGAGTTTTAAGACACAGAGTCTTTAAGACACTGTCTTAGACACGCATGCAGTTTTCCACTAGCAACTCTGTGTTAGTGGAACCACAAAATCTACGTGCAAGCCAAATGTGTTTAAGTATGTTGCAAATGAGGTTCATGAGATGCTTGTACctaataaaaatactgaataaCAAAGTGACTACAGAAAGTGGATCAGGTGCATCACATACTGTACTACAGTGCATTACCTGTACTACACTGACTCCCATTTTTGTCTGCCACAATCAGACCGTGtgagaacagtgtgtgttctTCTCCGTTAGGTTCACTGGAGCTGTCggcactgcagtggctgagtCTGTCCCCATCACCATCTGCTATTGCGTCCAGAGACACTACTGCAGACCAAGAACAGTCCTCAGTAACGCACAACATAATCACTGAACAAGACTATTTAAAGGACACACATTGTATGTCCATATCTACAAGTTTGGCTAATACTGTACTGGCAGTTTTGTTGAATAAAACCAGCTGAGTTAACCTGATCATTCTCAGTACTCCAGGAAAGTGCTAGTCagcttacattaaaaaaaaaaaaaaaaaaaaaaaaaaaaaaaaacccgataCTAGTCATGTGATCTCCTCCTTACCTGCTGTAATAGGAGGAGCTCTTTTTGACTGAGCTTCTCCCCGCACAGCCTGTTTAAACTGGGCCACCCCTCGCACCACATTCCTCAGTTTAGTCCACATGAAGCGGCCGCTGCGGTTTCGACTAGGCCAAGGGCTCTCCAGAACagcctgcatacacacacacacaggtcagcaTAACCATAACAACTTTTTTCCATGGTGACACATCCCGGATTTGACATTTTCCCCTTggcaggaaaggaaaaaaaaaaaaaaagttgggagAGTTTATTGCGCTGTGTGATTCATGCTAAACAGAAATGAACCAAAAATGTTGGCCTGACAAATTTGGTGGCTGATGGAAGCTGATACAAAGTTCGAATGTGAAAGCTTTGAAAAGCTTTGAAATACAGGCAGTGTCTCATCAGTTTATAGTGAGATACAGCACGGTTACAGCAGACAATAAATGGTGTGCTTTCAAGACTCTATTTAAAACAGAAGAATTAATCTGTCACCAAGAAATTCTAATCATGTTGCAGTTATAGGGCCAGGAATTTGGTGGAGCCCCAATGTGCAATGAAACGCTGATTTTTGAAATCaacaatcaataaatcaaaatgttaatatttctagataaaattctaaaattctttttgtcttttgccACATGCACTCACCAACCGCTTTGTGTGACCAAGTTGTAGCGCCTATAAAtagcagtgtgtgagtgcgttTCCTGTGGTCCTGGAGAGATGAATGCACTTCACTACCTTGTTGTAGTATCCGTAAGTGATGGCATTGGCCTCAACGCCGGCCTTCTTCATCTCCATTAGGACAAGTACGGCCATGACGGGCATTCCCCACAGCCCGCACAGCTGCATCACCACACGGTAACACACCTGCCAAAGACACACCATAACCCTTCCTTTAAACttcaacacattttatataactgTAAAACCATATATAAGCATACAAGTAGAACAGTGTCTTAGACACAGACATAAAACCGGACATGTTTTCTCTAAATTACACTCAACAACTTTAtatttaaactaaataaataaataaataaataaaaaaataaacacatttcagcacatttcacacaaaatctttaggcccacaaaacacaaactaacCTCATCCAGCACCTGTACCTCAGAGCTCCTCATCTTGAGCAGGACATCGAGCGCTTGCTGCATGGCACGGGGTTTGGACTGAGCCAAACGCATGCCTGCAGGCAGGCAGATAAACCACAGGCTATAGCAGTGGCTGAACAGACACTTAGCCCACAACTGAGGGTTCGAATAGAAGCGCTTTGCCATCTTGTAGGCCAGCTTGACTTCCTATGATACGAAAGACACAAACAGAACAATAGATGCAATACTATGCAGTAATAGGTTATAATATGCATAATATTCTAGTATAAGTGTAACAAATATGAATTCTTTTCAAACCACAAGCTTAAACATATGACAAGTAAATTTCAATATAAGTCACTCTTAAGGCAGAACAATAAACTATCTGCCAAAAAGGGCTCAATGAGAAAAAAGATCTTTTACCAGTTCACACTGGTTTATTAATGGCTAGCTCATACATACACCGAGTCCTCTACGTAATGTGAAGTCCCTGTCCAATAGTGCACATACGTTCAGTGTTTATGAAAGTCTTCAGTAAAAGGAGTGCAGTCTCACTACTGTGTTCAACAATGGccaaaaaataacatttgacTTGTATCAGAGATCCTCTCCACACTGGGACACTTGCTGATGTAGCATCCGTTCTCCTTCAATACACCAATATCCTGCTGCTCCACCCAGCTGCTTGTGCGTCTTTGTGTTCAAACTGAGACAGTCAATGAATACGAGAGCACAAACAACCGAGAGCTAAAAATATGACTACGACTGTGCCTACctgttttttattgtctttctcCTTATTAATCTACAGAGGCTTAAAATGTTGGCTTTCAGCAGAAGGGAAGATGAAGCAAGAAAAGACACACAATGGTTGCCGTTCACTCCTCTCCTTTCCATTCAGCTCTGAGTTTGATGCATGTGCGTGAGTGAGTATCAACGGtgttaaaaacatgaataacACTGCGGaatttgagggaaaaaaaaccctacaaagAAAAGCACAGATGTGCTTTCTGTAAATGGAGGTCTGTACTTCCTGCCATGACAGTGTTTCAGTCTGCAATTTTAAAGGGTATCAGCACTCTCTTCAAATGCACATCTCCACCAACAGTCTTAGAGGTTTAAAGGCCTTTTTCAGGGCATAGGAACTCTGTTACTGCATCTACGGCAACCTTGTTAGCCTATGTCTTTGGTCAGATTGTGCACGATTAATGGGTGTGTCATGGCAGAATTATAGGTGGGATGAAAAAGATATATAAGAACCTATCATGTTTCACCCCCCTCGCCCCTGAGTTGCTAGAGATGCTCATGAAGGCAAGCACAAATGTTGGCTTCAGCATTTGAGCATTTGAATCATTACCAGCTGGATGTACAGGCTCAAATTTTGTCCTATTCCAGCCTACCTCCTGCATTACTAGAATTTTGTCTGCCTCTGCCTCCTCAAGTGCCAGTGGTGCTGTGGGAGTAATGCTCCAgtgttcatgtttgttttggaaCTCCCACTTTTCACAAGCtatcaaaatcaaaatcaaaatccagcttaaaaaaaacaaaacaaacaaaaacaaaaaaaagtcttccCTCCCAAGTATGCCATGTCATTTGAAAATATGACCAATGTGTGTTCCAATATCTGTTTCTTAAATAGCAGAAACAGCTGACTGCTGTGATATTTAGCTGTCCCAATCGCTACATTCACACCAAAGCTAAAAGTTTATAATCTGAAAAACATTCTGTTATGTGGCATTGCAACCTCAGACACAAGAATCAGACTGAAATTCATGCAACTTGTATTTCAACATTATGTTTGTCATAATTTTTCACTGCATGTACACACGTTTGGTCCGTAACTGTTGTTCTGAGGACAGCAGCATTGTGATCTTTTTATAGAGACAACAAGTCAGCCATCAGACACACAAATCAAAATTAATTTCCTCGGTTTCATAATGATTTGTCTGAATTTGTAGCTAGGCTCAACTGTACAACAATGTCAAAAACAGCTTTAGATCAGCAGTTGTAGTGCTGTTGCATTTCCTTAGTTTTAGGTTCTGGGTGTTGGGTAGTGCGTTGTTCTATTGCGGATACAAGTCAGGTGAGCATGACCTGGGAAAGTAGCCAAGAACTACACATGACTCACTTGGGCCTCTGGCCTGGGATGGTATATAGATGCAATTTCTTGACATTATGGGCACGTTTGAAAGTTATCCATATtgattacagtaaaccaaactCTCTTACTATAAATTCAACATAACTGACTACTAATCCCTCAAAAAGAGCATGCTGACAATCTGTAAACCTAACTATGATTCACCAATACGAATACTCCTCAAGTCATTGCGTCTTTGTGTACTAAAAATATTTACTCTAGTTACAGGTCCAGTGTATGATTACTAGGTAAGCAGCCACTGTTGCAAAATGATTCTAGCTCATTAGTAGCCAGAAAGTCACTGATTCTAAAACAAGTCGATCTAGAATGACACAGCAATTTCCTAGTACTTTACATGGTGTAATGGAATACTGTGCAGCATAGTATGGTGTGTATAATGAGGTCATACCTGCTTGGTTCTTTTAGCCAGGAGTGCAGGACTGCTGGACACACTGGCACCTGCGGCTCTGGTGCTGAGTGCTGGCTTCGGCACTAATGGACGATCAAATAACTCCAGCCGCAAGCGAGGGAAGCTCTTGTAGCTGTTGGACGAATTTCcagtaaacacagagaaaatcaaatattaaaaaagtgaAGAATATTACagacactcactgagcactttattaggaacacctgtacacctactcatttacgcaattatctaatcagccaatcatgtggcaacagtgcAATGCATTACATCCTGcggatacgggccagcagcttcaggtaatgttcacatcaaccatccaaatgggggaaaatgtgatctcggtaATTGATGATGTTGCCAGACGAGCTGGTTTGgatatttctgtaactgctgatctcctgggattttcacgcacaacagtctctagagtttactcagaatgatgcaataaagaaaaaacatccagtcagtggcagttctgtggatggaaacaccttgttgatgagagagttcaacagagaatggccagactggttcgaatggctacagtaactcaaataaccactctatacCATTGtgataagcagaaaagcatctcagaatgcacaacatgtcgaaccttgagccggatgggctacaacagcagaagacaacgTCAGGTCccatttctgtcagccaagaacagaaagctgaggctgcagtgggcacaggctcaccaaaactggacacctgaagactggaaaaacgtagtgCCAACAGCGTAGATGCAAGGACCCAACCTGCTTTTTGTCAAAAGTCCAGGCTGgtagaggtggtgtaatggGGAATGTTTCTTGGCACGCTTTGGGACTATTAATTCCAATCAATCATTTCACTCTATCTGAGGTCAACCAATCAAcctctgagtattgttgctgaccatgtgcatcccttcatggccacaatttatcgatcttctaatggctacttccagcataataatgcaccatgtcacaaaggaAAGGTCATCACAAAATGGATCcttgaacatgacaatgagttcagtgttcttcagtggccttctcagtcaacagatctgaatccaatggATCACCTTtaggatgtggtagaatgggagagtcgcagcatgaaagtgcacctgaaaaatctgcaggaattgcgtgatgcaatcatgtaaACATGGATCAgaatcttgtggaatccatgccattaAGAACTGAGGCTGTGTTGAGAGCAAAGgacctacccagtattagtatagtgttcctaataaagtgttcggtGAGTGTATGGGATTGGACAAATGGAAAAATGACATCAGCACAATACATGTTACCTGTACCTACACCCAGGGGacagtgtttactgtttatGATTGATCTAGGGTAATAAGTAAACAATAAAAGACAGTTTCCAGCTCACTGGAGCGGAGAAAGAGGTGCTTTCTTCAGATGACACAGTACGGCTACAAATCATAATCCAGAACTATATGGACTGAAGTCGAGTACCTATGTTGGTTTCCTATTACATAATGACAGCTGTGAAAGTTCTCTGGAGGTTGTGGGGGTAGTAAGTATGAAAAACAGGCATACTgattattttatgttaaaataattctgttttCTTCAATGTGAACTACTGAGCAAGAGACACAACATGTATGTTGTAAAGGCATCAAACAATACAGATGAAGAAAGTGTGCCAGTGTGATATTGTCTCTTTGACCTGCCAGAAATAAGGTGTGAAAAATCAAGGGTGAAGATACTTTAGTAAAAACCATCACTACACTACTACTGAAAactgctgctttgtgacaattgcATTTTGTCCCACCCATATTTCCCAGCTCAGCACACATGGTACTTGGGCCACAAGTGTAACCAAACTTGGCATGAGTAGTTAGGGACGGTATGTCTCCCTCGGCAGTGGAAAAAAACTCTGGGACAGCAGTTAACCAAGCATGTCTGGAGGAAAAGTGTGAGATCAAAAACAGAGGCACTGCAGAGCAGACAGCTGAGTAACAAGCCATCAGTAGCTGCAATCATTGCCAATCTGGCTCAAGGCTGGAATGAAACTACTTGTAGGACCCTAGGTATTGACAAGCATAAAAACAGATGATGCTAGCCTTGTGCTAATGGATCTAAGAGCCTTCATATGCTATTCACCTAAAGTAAGAAGTGCGGCATAAGATCAGTGGCTAAATAAACCACTATACTGCAAAGTAACAGAAAACTAGCAAATGtcaggacagaaaaaaacagttcaatTATTGGTATAGTACAAATATAGCACGTGCACTTCAAGAGAAAGACCGTTTTCAAATGGATGGCATTTTTGATGTTGAGAGGTTCCTTAAAAATTTACTTGTAATTTAactaaaaagtgtgtgtgtgtgtgtgtgtttgacacaCACCTGTATTTCGGAGGAGGATCCGGGCCATCATCGGCAGGGGGCTCTGGAGGCAAGATAAAGACAGTGTGCTCGCTCTTCTGAGACTCATCCAGCTCTACCAGCCTGGTGTCTTCTGACAGCTCTCCTTCAACCTGCCAGAAAGAGGAACCAGTTAAACCGAAGCTGCTCCAGGAACATCAACCCATTTCCTCTAAGAACTAAGGCTGCACAAATGATATTGTTAATCAGTACTatgcaataattaaaataaacgtCTTTTTCCACACTCGCTCCTTTCTTGAAAAAGTTAAGGATAACGCTAAGACCTGATATCAATGGGCAAACAAGTCATCCACAAATCacgaaatgattttattttgtgctgtGAAAATCCTAAACAACCTGAGAAGTTAAAGATGCACATGTAAATATATTTGGTCAAAAGAAAAACTCGgcctttattattttcttctctgAACAATATTTACATAGTGACTGGTGATTTAATGATCACTAATTCCTCCAAAACACACAGGGACTTTCCATGTCTTTTACAGCTCAACGTGTTTAGATTAACAATGTGCCAACATTTCCAACAGCAGATGGCAGAGTTAATTATTTACTCCATTAAACCGATGGTACTGCATATGAGCAGCAACAGCCATCTGGCCTTAATCTTCCTGAAAAGCTGATCTGGAGCCTGTTACATTACCAAGAGTCTAACAGGCTCGACACCAAAACTGCACTCAGTTCAGGAGCAAGGGGCACTTCCTCCTTCCCACACCATCTGCAGATATCAAACTTTATGCCTCCAGGCTTAGCctaacactttttttctgtcctCATAAGCAGCACAACAGCCAATTGCGTTATGTCAGGATAAGGATGGTAGAGTAGTGAAAAGTGTTGCAGAGGAATTTTTCAGGGAAAATGAGGCTCACCTTTGTGCCTTTGTCTGTTCCTTTATCAGATGGGAAAAGCtatgagagaaatgagagaggaACAAACTCAATCATTAAACTCTGTTACCCATGATAACAGTACTGATGAAGGTGCTTTACATATCATACTACGCAAAGAACCCCATTTACTTTGCTGTGATTCTAGTCacataaaagcattaaaaaatatcAGAGAGGGGGCAATGTGCAGATTCAGTGTG
This genomic interval from Pangasianodon hypophthalmus isolate fPanHyp1 chromosome 4, fPanHyp1.pri, whole genome shotgun sequence contains the following:
- the dennd4c gene encoding DENN domain-containing protein 4C isoform X1, producing MIEDKGHRVTDYFVVAGLTDKSVPLEHDLSETKSSGPKAPIIEVAVINKSAGETVPEGFTCIETTYSGQPANLNHGSLKSPELFLCYKRGHEKPPLSDVGVMYEGKDRLIHGCEVIQATPYGRCANVNNSSATSQRIFITLRRAPPIQPRNSLAVTDICVIVTSKGETPPHTFLKVDKNLNCGMWGSNVYLCYKKSVSSSNSIAYKAGLIFRYPEEDYESFPLSESVPLFCLPMGAKIECWAPNTRYPLPVFSTFVLTNSSGEKVYGAAIQFYELYPADKLTEKQKIQLGLLTTVDKKPIPDRTVNTNKCICLLSRWPFYQAFKDFLFFLYKLSVNSVNPLPIEKHISHFMHNVPFPSPQRPRILVQLSAHDSLMLSQPVCTPLPLSGADYSTLLTNLGPENCATLLHFVLLESKILLHSLRPAVLTGVAEAVVAMIFPFQWQCPYIPLCPLSLAGVLNAPCPFIVGVDSRYFDLYDPPPDVVCVDLDTNTIYLSDEKRNSSWKNLPKKPCKSLINSLVNLHHQLTIVRRTVPEGSVVEMTPMEADFTWHKKTIALEMEIQEAFLRFMASILKGYRSYLKPITEAPSEKATAADSLYDLQGFLKSRERAYQKFYSQLTKTQLFIRFIEECTFVSDKDTGLAFFDYCIEKLFPSDKGTDKGTKVEGELSEDTRLVELDESQKSEHTVFILPPEPPADDGPDPPPKYSYKSFPRLRLELFDRPLVPKPALSTRAAGASVSSSPALLAKRTKQEVKLAYKMAKRFYSNPQLWAKCLFSHCYSLWFICLPAGMRLAQSKPRAMQQALDVLLKMRSSEVQVLDEVCYRVVMQLCGLWGMPVMAVLVLMEMKKAGVEANAITYGYYNKAVLESPWPSRNRSGRFMWTKLRNVVRGVAQFKQAVRGEAQSKRAPPITAVVSLDAIADGDGDRLSHCSADSSSEPNGEEHTLFSHGLIVADKNGSQCSTGGQSDQGYGSKDELHQDSVDACKTTAFPLSDGDQANKSKTVKSQQNVEDIAGSVDSAVAVSEPPSPAESIPPPASIVRQSSGSFEKTIGRKDSGGKLFTAHSKTEDIVLPEDEGTTNLDSTQSSQQQRAKGFAERSCSFSAESRAGMLRKKSSLELSVDHMGADAKILAAAFSGGKTPPPASTSVSVFSDLGMVPVASSSLEEEVNEKMELISFEVKMDEDKGKIEKPAEEVMPKGSTEGVGRIVSSSSSSSKAVEREDVEIGADPLSLLASESEEAASIQSQESARLVPPVVSRKLADEIEMYMNLKSPLGAKASSMELHQEAQSKGDPVDCPASKQSLGRRSSLPAGPVKTPDLLETPKRSPAVTRSKTFAIKSLKTPSNEGQRSSSLTALVRSSQSGSLGSVINSISGIKMDALLSGPKVDMLKSGMKQAANVASKVWGAVASAYSYSDDEEEQSQPRDSFPARLEEQLMCGDGTDSAMPRGLMPSLASNGLTHSTTSLGSSSESSDTGRAQHTASMTLGRSMKGVDSERSEQGSSHHASTSSIYQNCALEVLMSSCSQCRSCEVLVYDEEIMAGWTAEDSNLNTTCPFCHSSFLPLLHVEFHDLRPPSGFYVTSTSGDSIHSGSTQPTASSSEVKVGSPSDAADLINFSESPESKEETEGTLTYGTGTQKALVPEPVISDPLGLLERQAEKRSTSLTRSNSVGGPLQSLDSIQRPNHGVSTTSLPNSLQEVVDTLGQKRPNPNPVSVPYLSPLVLRKELESLLENEGDEVIYTQKFLTQHPIIFWNLVWYFRRLDLPSILPGLILTSEHCNNGVQLPQTSLPQDSKQVYVQLLWDNVNLHQEPTEPLYQLWRTFLRKKGSLAPTDHQEIRTLLNSIVRNIQTNDVYGPINLLLREIKRHPEVKRQRSIYRQILFLSLVALGRENIDVEAYDREYQLAFEKLSPEQLKVLSPIDRPPSNSVQWCLKFFGAPFI